CGTGTCTCCTTTTCTCTAAAGAATTTTGGCTACATTCTTATCCATAACTGACGTTACTGTAGGCCTAAAACTATAGTCTTTTCCGTTAATTTCAAAATATTCGATCCCCTTAACTTCCCCTGTGAAAGGAGGATTTGCCTTTTCAAGTTGTCTCACAATTTTTTGAAATGGTAGGGCTAAAGCTGTAGGGATGCATTGTAGTGATGCACAAAAGTTTGCTTCCGAAGAAACAGGCTTAAGTGTAAATGTATTTCCTGATGAGTGCCCTTTTTCTCCCGAAGAAATTTTAGATATTG
The DNA window shown above is from [Limnothrix rosea] IAM M-220 and carries:
- a CDS encoding DUF29 family protein produces the protein MHCSDAQKFASEETGLSVNVFPDECPFSPEEILDIEFLGE